Proteins from one Algicella marina genomic window:
- the arfB gene encoding alternative ribosome rescue aminoacyl-tRNA hydrolase ArfB, which translates to MIRISDTVSLEDWEITENFVRSSGPGGQNVNKVSTAVELRFEAERSPNLSPAVKARLRRLAGSRWTKEGALVLRAEAHRSQARNREEAVERLVLLIRKALERPKPRVKTRPTLASKRRRLDAKKTRGVVKKLRGPVDPD; encoded by the coding sequence ATGATCCGGATCAGCGATACAGTGTCGCTAGAGGATTGGGAAATAACGGAAAATTTTGTAAGATCCTCGGGCCCGGGCGGGCAGAATGTCAACAAGGTTTCGACGGCGGTGGAGTTGCGGTTCGAGGCGGAGCGGTCGCCGAACCTGTCGCCGGCGGTGAAAGCGCGGCTCAGGCGGCTGGCCGGGTCGCGCTGGACGAAAGAGGGGGCGCTGGTGCTGCGGGCAGAGGCGCACCGGAGCCAGGCACGCAATCGGGAAGAGGCGGTTGAACGCCTAGTTTTATTGATCAGGAAGGCGCTGGAGCGGCCGAAGCCGAGGGTGAAGACGCGACCGACGCTGGCCTCCAAGCGACGGCGGCTGGACGCCAAGAAAACCCGTGGCGTGGTAAAGAAACTGCGCGGGCCGGTGGACCCGGACTGA
- a CDS encoding S-(hydroxymethyl)glutathione dehydrogenase/class III alcohol dehydrogenase yields the protein MRTRAAVAFEADKPLEIVEVNLEGPRAGEVLVEVKATGLCHTDEFTRSGADPEGIFPAILGHEGAGVVVEVGEGVTSLKPGDHVIPLYTPECRECEYCLNPKTNLCQKVRATQGQGLMPDGTSRFTTLDGDPIFHYMGCSTFANHTVVPEIALAKVREDAPFDKICYIGCGVTTGIGAVINTAKVEIGSRAIVFGLGGIGLNVIQGLRLAGADQIVGVDLNAGKVEMATRFGMTDFVNPKEVDGDLVAYLVNLTKGGADYTFDATGNVGVMRTALEAAHKGWGESIIIGVAPAGAEISTRPFQLVTGRSWRGTAFGGARGRTDVPKIVDWYMDGKIEIDPMITHNLKLEEINHGFDLMHEGKSIRAVVEY from the coding sequence ATGCGCACGCGCGCTGCTGTTGCCTTTGAGGCAGACAAGCCATTGGAAATCGTTGAGGTGAACCTTGAGGGCCCGCGTGCGGGCGAGGTTCTTGTGGAGGTGAAGGCGACGGGCCTGTGCCACACCGACGAGTTCACCCGTTCGGGTGCGGACCCCGAGGGCATCTTCCCGGCGATCCTGGGCCACGAGGGCGCGGGCGTCGTGGTCGAGGTGGGCGAGGGTGTCACCTCGCTGAAGCCCGGCGACCATGTGATCCCGCTCTACACGCCGGAATGCCGCGAGTGCGAGTACTGCCTCAACCCGAAAACCAACCTCTGCCAGAAGGTCCGGGCCACCCAGGGGCAGGGCCTGATGCCCGACGGCACCAGCCGGTTCACGACGCTCGATGGCGACCCGATCTTCCACTACATGGGCTGCTCGACCTTCGCCAACCACACGGTTGTGCCCGAGATCGCGCTGGCGAAGGTGCGCGAGGACGCGCCGTTCGACAAGATCTGCTACATCGGCTGTGGCGTCACCACCGGCATCGGCGCGGTGATCAACACCGCGAAGGTGGAGATCGGCTCCCGCGCGATCGTGTTCGGGCTGGGTGGCATCGGGCTGAACGTGATCCAGGGGCTGCGGCTGGCGGGCGCGGACCAGATCGTCGGCGTCGACCTCAACGCCGGCAAGGTGGAGATGGCGACGCGGTTCGGGATGACCGATTTCGTGAACCCCAAGGAGGTCGACGGCGACCTCGTGGCGTATCTGGTGAACCTCACCAAGGGCGGGGCGGACTACACGTTCGACGCGACCGGCAACGTGGGCGTGATGCGCACGGCACTGGAGGCGGCGCACAAGGGCTGGGGCGAGAGCATCATCATCGGCGTGGCGCCGGCGGGTGCGGAGATTTCCACCCGGCCGTTCCAGCTGGTGACGGGGCGCTCGTGGCGCGGCACGGCCTTCGGCGGCGCGCGCGGCCGGACGGATGTGCCCAAGATCGTGGACTGGTACATGGACGGCAAGATCGAGATCGACCCGATGATCACCCACAACCTCAAACTCGAGGAAATCAACCACGGCTTCGACCTCATGCACGAAGGCAAATCAATCCGCGCCGTCGTGGAGTATTGA
- a CDS encoding EF-hand domain-containing protein, translating into MATRATTLALILTTVSLAAPAMAQQGQPQGGERLYKAHAERSADHKRGGKFSHRAAGRMMQLFEQYDANDDGSLTQEELTEGRNAQLGSFDADSSGGLTLEEYQNLWLDAMRERMVDQFQSHDDDGDGIVTAEEFGERFEGLVARLDRNGDGALNREDMRRGPMRGGAEEPAE; encoded by the coding sequence ATGGCGACCAGAGCAACAACCCTCGCCCTCATCCTTACCACCGTGTCCCTCGCGGCACCGGCAATGGCCCAGCAGGGTCAGCCGCAGGGCGGAGAGCGTCTCTACAAGGCCCATGCAGAGCGCAGCGCCGATCACAAGCGCGGCGGCAAGTTCAGCCACCGCGCCGCTGGCAGGATGATGCAGCTGTTCGAACAATACGACGCCAATGACGATGGCAGCCTGACCCAGGAAGAACTGACCGAGGGCCGCAACGCCCAGCTTGGCTCCTTCGATGCCGACAGCTCCGGCGGACTGACACTGGAAGAGTACCAGAACCTCTGGCTCGATGCGATGCGGGAGCGCATGGTCGATCAGTTTCAGTCTCATGACGATGACGGCGACGGCATCGTCACCGCCGAGGAATTCGGAGAGCGTTTCGAAGGTCTTGTTGCCCGCCTCGACCGCAACGGAGACGGCGCGCTCAACCGCGAAGACATGCGTCGCGGCCCGATGCGGGGCGGCGCCGAAGAGCCGGCGGAATAA
- a CDS encoding NYN domain-containing protein, protein MSDDRAPLLAVLIDCDNVPAKFAGPIFEEIATLGEASVRRTYGDFTEDRMRRWSEQQAQLGLVPHHQPANTVGKNASDIALVIDAMDLLHTGRFDAFVLVSSDSDFTRLAQRIREQGKDVFGFGEKKTPEAFRMACKRFIYVENLGAGGDDAPADKRETLSRAAQLVGNALADVEEDESGAGLGAVGQQLAKRYPDFDPRTYGYRKLSELVRALKGFEVSGSGRNLRLQKKG, encoded by the coding sequence ATGAGTGACGACCGTGCACCGCTTCTGGCGGTGCTGATCGACTGCGACAACGTGCCGGCGAAGTTCGCCGGGCCGATCTTCGAGGAGATCGCGACGCTGGGTGAGGCAAGCGTGCGCCGGACCTACGGCGACTTCACCGAGGACCGGATGCGGCGCTGGTCCGAGCAGCAGGCGCAGCTGGGGCTGGTGCCGCATCATCAGCCGGCCAACACGGTGGGCAAGAACGCCAGTGACATCGCGCTGGTGATCGACGCGATGGACCTGCTGCATACCGGGCGGTTCGATGCATTCGTGCTGGTATCCTCCGACAGTGATTTCACCCGGCTGGCACAGCGGATCCGCGAGCAGGGCAAGGACGTGTTCGGTTTCGGCGAAAAGAAGACGCCCGAGGCCTTCCGCATGGCGTGCAAGCGATTCATCTATGTGGAAAACCTCGGCGCGGGTGGAGACGATGCGCCGGCGGACAAGCGCGAAACGCTGTCGCGGGCCGCACAGCTCGTCGGCAACGCGCTGGCTGACGTGGAGGAGGACGAGAGCGGTGCCGGACTGGGCGCTGTCGGCCAGCAGCTGGCCAAACGGTATCCCGATTTCGATCCTCGTACCTATGGCTACCGCAAGCTGTCGGAACTGGTGCGGGCGTTGAAAGGATTCGAGGTTTCCGGCTCCGGCCGGAACCTCAGGTTGCAGAAGAAGGGCTAA
- a CDS encoding HAD-IA family hydrolase yields MTTTPKALIFDIGNVLITWNPERLYGKLMSEEAREALFAKVDLHGMNDRIDCGAPFRETVYATAEKFPHHGDHIRMWHDRWIEMASPVIDGSWKILRHMRAAGVPVFALSNFGVESFAHAETCYPELKEFDRRFISGHMKVIKPAARIYEMVEEESGLAGSELFFTDDRADNIAAAEARGWIGHRFDGPEGLAQAVDRYFGVSVPLD; encoded by the coding sequence ATGACGACGACTCCCAAGGCACTGATTTTCGACATCGGCAACGTGCTGATCACCTGGAACCCGGAGCGCTTGTACGGCAAGTTGATGAGCGAAGAGGCGCGCGAAGCGTTGTTTGCCAAGGTCGACCTCCACGGTATGAACGACCGGATCGACTGCGGTGCCCCGTTCCGGGAAACCGTCTATGCGACGGCCGAGAAGTTTCCGCACCACGGCGACCATATCCGCATGTGGCATGACCGCTGGATCGAAATGGCCAGTCCGGTGATCGACGGTTCCTGGAAGATCCTGCGCCACATGCGGGCGGCGGGCGTCCCGGTGTTCGCGCTGTCGAATTTCGGGGTAGAGAGCTTCGCGCATGCCGAGACCTGCTATCCGGAGCTGAAGGAATTCGACCGGCGGTTCATTTCCGGTCATATGAAGGTGATCAAACCAGCCGCACGGATATATGAAATGGTGGAGGAGGAGAGCGGGCTTGCGGGTTCGGAGCTTTTCTTCACCGACGACAGGGCCGACAACATCGCTGCAGCCGAAGCTCGTGGCTGGATCGGGCATCGGTTTGATGGCCCGGAAGGTCTGGCACAGGCTGTGGACCGATACTTCGGGGTATCCGTACCGCTCGATTGA
- a CDS encoding MFS transporter, whose product MSAFALSRLKLQSVFALNAIGIALWFPRIPDVKAALDVSLLTLSVCFFMLPIGTFIGFTYAPAVLARLGTRRVVALWGAAFILAFILPALAPNAVLLAAALLACGLVIAPVEVGMNAKASNMEKAHGRRVMTRCHAFWSFGSMLGAMLGGFAAEVGLSFLAQQLLLAPPLAAAAWYLGTQLEPEGPRPATPEKRGMALPTRAALGFCLMPIGALLLEGAMMEWSALYLRGEVLLSTVAAAFVFSAFSIGMGTGRLTGDGLAERFGPYTVLNVSAVLAGCGIFLFALADGLPVALFGAVLLGLGCANIYPLTVSLIGDLPGQSAERNIAALTMTAFTAFLIGPPLIGVLGSLLGLGNALLLLTPLGLYPIIQLRRMAFPKLEKA is encoded by the coding sequence ATGTCCGCCTTCGCCCTTTCCCGTTTGAAGCTGCAATCCGTCTTTGCGCTGAATGCCATTGGCATTGCCCTGTGGTTTCCCCGCATCCCCGACGTGAAGGCAGCGCTCGACGTCAGCCTCCTGACGCTGTCCGTCTGTTTCTTCATGCTGCCGATAGGCACGTTCATCGGATTTACATACGCACCTGCGGTACTGGCGCGATTGGGCACGCGACGGGTGGTGGCCCTTTGGGGCGCGGCATTCATCCTGGCGTTCATCCTGCCAGCGCTCGCGCCGAACGCGGTATTGCTCGCAGCAGCACTGCTTGCCTGTGGCCTGGTGATCGCGCCGGTCGAGGTCGGCATGAACGCCAAGGCGAGCAACATGGAGAAGGCGCACGGCCGGAGGGTAATGACACGGTGTCATGCGTTCTGGAGTTTTGGCAGCATGCTCGGGGCAATGCTTGGCGGGTTCGCGGCCGAGGTAGGGCTGAGTTTTCTCGCGCAACAACTATTACTGGCACCGCCTCTGGCGGCTGCGGCCTGGTATCTCGGCACGCAGCTGGAACCGGAGGGACCAAGGCCGGCGACGCCAGAGAAACGGGGCATGGCGCTGCCAACCCGCGCAGCGCTTGGATTCTGCCTGATGCCAATCGGGGCGTTGCTTCTGGAAGGCGCGATGATGGAGTGGTCGGCGCTGTATCTGCGGGGCGAAGTGCTGCTGTCGACCGTGGCGGCCGCATTTGTGTTCTCCGCATTCTCGATAGGGATGGGCACGGGGCGGCTGACGGGCGATGGTCTGGCGGAACGGTTCGGCCCTTACACGGTGTTGAACGTGTCCGCTGTGTTGGCTGGATGCGGCATTTTCTTGTTCGCGCTGGCGGATGGATTGCCGGTGGCGCTGTTTGGTGCGGTCCTGCTAGGTTTGGGATGCGCCAATATCTATCCGTTGACGGTATCCCTGATTGGCGATCTTCCCGGTCAGAGTGCGGAACGCAACATTGCCGCCCTTACAATGACGGCCTTCACGGCCTTTCTGATCGGGCCGCCTTTGATCGGTGTGCTCGGCTCCCTTCTGGGGCTCGGGAATGCCTTGCTGCTACTGACACCATTGGGGCTTTATCCCATTATCCAGTTGCGCAGAATGGCATTTCCAAAACTGGAGAAAGCATGA
- a CDS encoding queuosine precursor transporter, with protein MQRHLLIGVAAMAAVVVTSNILVQYLFGDWLTWGAFTYPFAFLVTDLMNRLYGQAAARKVVLAGFAVGVVCSLIGSQIVGEFGPLVSLRVAIGSGFAFLVAQLVDVAIFSRLRSQTWWQAPLVSSFVGGALDTGLFFAIAFSASLSFIAPGVDVAWANEAVPVLGMGPLAPLWVSLAVADFFVKLVLALLALVPFRLVLGRLRPESV; from the coding sequence ATGCAAAGACATCTTCTGATCGGCGTGGCCGCAATGGCAGCCGTCGTCGTTACCTCCAACATCCTGGTGCAGTACCTTTTTGGTGACTGGCTGACATGGGGTGCCTTCACCTATCCGTTCGCCTTTCTGGTCACCGACCTGATGAACCGGCTCTATGGGCAGGCCGCTGCGCGCAAGGTTGTGCTGGCCGGATTTGCTGTGGGGGTCGTCTGCTCGCTGATCGGAAGCCAGATCGTGGGCGAGTTCGGGCCGCTGGTGTCCTTGCGTGTGGCAATCGGTTCGGGATTCGCTTTCCTGGTGGCGCAACTGGTTGATGTAGCAATTTTTTCGCGGTTGCGGAGCCAGACATGGTGGCAGGCGCCGCTGGTGTCCTCCTTTGTTGGTGGTGCACTGGACACCGGGCTGTTTTTCGCCATCGCCTTCTCGGCAAGTCTTTCCTTCATCGCACCGGGCGTCGATGTGGCCTGGGCGAACGAGGCGGTGCCAGTGCTCGGCATGGGGCCACTTGCGCCGCTCTGGGTGTCTCTGGCGGTCGCCGATTTCTTTGTGAAGCTTGTGCTTGCTCTTTTGGCACTTGTGCCGTTCCGGCTAGTGCTGGGCAGGCTTCGGCCCGAAAGCGTTTGA
- a CDS encoding GNAT family N-acetyltransferase — protein sequence MEIRPYVEQDADAVWEMLRPVFRAGDTYCIDPEISREAALEFWAGGNHSAFVAGDAGTYYICPNQAGGGAHVCNCGFVTGVPGKGVARAMLEHALAEAERRGYRAMQFNFVVETNARALDIWFRAGFAEVGRLPGAFHHPERGYVDALVLYKSLV from the coding sequence ATGGAAATCCGGCCTTATGTGGAGCAAGATGCCGACGCGGTGTGGGAGATGCTGCGACCGGTGTTTCGCGCCGGTGATACCTATTGCATCGACCCCGAGATTTCCCGAGAAGCGGCGTTGGAGTTCTGGGCGGGGGGCAATCATTCGGCCTTCGTCGCGGGCGATGCGGGTACCTATTACATCTGCCCCAATCAGGCAGGCGGCGGGGCGCATGTGTGCAATTGCGGGTTCGTGACAGGCGTGCCGGGCAAGGGTGTGGCGCGGGCGATGCTGGAGCATGCATTGGCGGAGGCGGAAAGGCGCGGTTATCGGGCGATGCAATTCAATTTCGTCGTCGAGACCAACGCGCGGGCGCTGGACATCTGGTTCCGTGCAGGGTTCGCGGAGGTCGGTCGGCTGCCAGGGGCATTTCACCACCCGGAGCGCGGATACGTGGACGCGCTGGTGCTGTACAAGAGCCTCGTCTGA